Part of the Sorghum bicolor cultivar BTx623 chromosome 1, Sorghum_bicolor_NCBIv3, whole genome shotgun sequence genome, gtactaagatgtatctagatctgaaacagaagtactggtggtatggcttaaagagagatgtggccgaatatgttgctttgtgtgatacttgtcagcgagtgaaggctgaacaccagaggccagctggactgttgcaaccaatgaagattcctgagtggaagtgggaagaagtaggcatggatttcatagtgggtttaccacgtacacagagaggatatgattcaatatgggtaatagtggatcgattgactaaagttgctcacttcttGCCAGTCAAAACCACTGATTCAGGAGCTCGACTAGCAGAGTTGTATATGGAGCGGatagtttgtttgcatggagtgcctaagaagattgtatctgatagaggcactcagtttacctctattttttggaaagcagtgcatgactcattgggaaccaagttgaatttcagcaccgcgtatcatccacagacagatggacagactgagaggatcaatcagatattggaagatatgttgagagcttgtgccttgcagtatgggactagttgggataagagtttgccatatgcagaattctcctacaacaacagctatcaacaaagtcttaagatggcaccgttcgaggcactatatggtcggaagtgcaggacacctttgttttggaatcagacaggagaaactcaggtgtttggtacggatgtgcttagacatggaGAACAACAAGTGCGAACCATCCGGGATAAtctgagagttgctcagtctcgtcagaaaagttatgcagatacacgtaggagagaactagctttcgaggaaggtgattatgtctatctaaaagtgtcacctatgcggagtgtgaagaggtttaatatgaagggaaagctagctccaaggtatgttggtccgtttaaagttttgcaaaggtgtggagaagtagcgtatcagttagagttgcctgaaagtttgtctggcgtgcacgatgtgttccatgtgtcacagctcaagaagtgtttgcgtgtacctgaggagcaattaccattggaagaactttctgttaaaggtgatctcacttatgaggagtatccggtcaaaatattggagatagctgagagagtcaccagaagtcgggtcatcagaatgtgcaaagtacagtggaatcgacattcggaagcagaggcaacttgggaaagagaggatgatctgagaaaatcgtattcatatttgtttgagtaagttctgctcaatctcgaggacgagattattttaaggggggtagagtttgtaacacccgaaaTACTGATTTTCAATTTATaggatttaatttaatttaattaagtgtttttgtgggcatttgaatctagcaaacAAATAATTTTGTGAAAATTAAAACTCATCATAAGTTCAGAAACAtgttatgcattcatgctggagcatatttaaTTCTGTGCTTTTGGCTTTTTGGTTTGAATGTATTTGATTCAAATTCACTTGTGAAAATGCTTtggaaaataataaaaaaaaagggaaaacccAGCCAACCCCCTGGGCCTAATCCCTTTCCCCCGGCCCGCTTCCCTTTCCCCCCACCGCACCGCAGCGGCCCAAACGGCCCAGGCAGGTgcgctccctctcctctctcaccGCCAACCGGGCCCCGCGCGTCAGTCTCCCCTATCCCactttccttcttcctccctgCCGTGCTCGAGCAGGAAACGTTTCCTCGCCGAATCGGATCCGCGGATCCCGCGATTTCCTTGCCAAGCGCGCAAACCGACCACTATAAAGCTTCTAGCATCGCTCCCTCGTCATGTTTTCGCATCTAGGTCGCCAAAACCGAGTCCCCGTGCCTTGTTTCGCGAGTTCTGGATCTCGCCGGGAGCCCTTTTCGCCGCCGCGCGTGGACACGCCCCTCTGCTAGCTCTCGGCCCGAGCCAAGCCCCTAGCTACGTTCGCGGTGAGCTTCTCGCCGTCCCGGTATTTTCCTTTCaaaaaacggtgctcggaaaggAGAAGccgaggagctccggcgagttTCCGCTCTCCGGCCATGGTGGCCACCGCACCGGAGCCGGCAGCCTGCTGGCCGGACCACCGCCCAGCGTCCAGGATCAATCTCCATCGTCGGATTGAAAATTAACGGCCGCAAATAGaacttaccccttcggggtaaatTATGTTAAAGAGCCTCTGGGTTTCTTTAGTTTTCCACCCGCGCTCCATggcgtactttcgtttttacgcTTTCCAGTTTCAAAAGCGTATTTCTGTCAGCTGAGTTTCAAAGGCGCTTTccagaaattacagaattgccactagatttgttttgcttataaaatgctcattttaactccgtttttgtccattcaaattccgttggattcgtatttacgatatctacatgttagaaatattagtttactgttttgaaactttttaatttcctgggtctatttaattaattatttctctatagaaatcttagaaaattcataacttctacgttttaaatccgattttcgtgaactttacgtttgtgtgatcgtagcgctgcgtagaatattttgataaacttttacatttgttttactactgtttggtgtattgctctaattatatcttgtttgcttcgtgtatgattgtctacattggaatgcgtgttgttgattgatgattgggattagacggtgagccgtacgttggtgaccaagaccaagcttttgaggaccagcaagctcaggagagctttgagcaaggcaagtataactggggactatccttgttacctatatacaattaatacaatatttatcatatgcatgtgtccaccttgatgaccttagcaaaatcatagatgattgttatcttgaattccttgttacctatttggatatgcatttgggtagttcttgctagtgcttgattattaatccatgatcttgtgacatgaatatttgaatatacaataaacaataaaataagctttctagcaacttgaatataaagggtggaaagaactctggcttttgctagattgatcttgaccctccataaggacttatcccttggcaaaagctgggacaactcgtacaaccatgagggctatatggctctggctttagtcaagtatgagtaagcttttctagcttgttagaggttacccgaaagggcggaggggctgaaccgttttgggtatagtgcgagcccctgtccttatgtgtataggctgcgcgtcattgtgccattcggaaggggggtatctatatctgcgcgcaaaggaaaccttgcggccctaacttgttagacgaacctttgaaagacttcatagtgaaccctgccggttttccttggaagtgagctaagaggtcgacgggcctcgggcgaaagggtaaatcacgactcatgggtaaagatgtacaacctctgcagagtgttaaatctggtatactagccatgcccacggatacgggcggcccggaaaactgacggaatagatggatacTAATGAATATgactaatgataataaatgatggtttattatgttgtttacatgtgttattcttaattcttgtatacattgatcatgtggttatgggattatttatgctaccttgacatttgttatttaattatgaatatgctatccaccattacaagctaaatgcagtcaaaccagtgtcagctatttgagcctcatgaacccctggttatacttgttgagtacgatatgtgctcactcttgcaatttcccaacacctcaggaaatgataatgaagatgactggaatgaggattatcgttacgagtactaggtttggagccaaccagtcaacagtgtccctgtgtgaagcttccgtcgagagcgttgtttaactCATATTACTTTTggtgtaagactatgtgatttattatgttccgctatgtaataaacactgcaatggtacatttaagatttgtctacttatgtgtgcgactattcctggggcacatatgagtcttttaggcatcctattttgttcttaaaatatgggtgtgacagtaTGGCGagaattagagcatctccagtaGACTACCTAAGCAAACTACCTATACCCAATTTGGGTAGTAGAGGTAAAAACATTAACTCCAGCAGACTACCTACTATACCTAATAAATTTGTTGGCTACCCAAATTCCCCTCCCACCAGAGACTACCCATTTTCTCGTTCGCTTGTTTCTTCCCTGTGCGAGTCTTCTCTTCGACCGAGCCCGACGTAGGGAGCCCACCGCCGCTGCTTAGGAAGCCGCGACCCCACTGCAGGAGAGCCGACACCAACGCAAGAAGTCCGACGCGCCATAGGGTAGCCCACCGCTGCCGCTGGTCCTTCTCCGCCAAATTTGGGGTCGACCACCTCTCCAACTTGCTTGTCTGAGCTGCCACGCCATCCATTATCGGTAGCCTACGCCTACCCGAAGCGCCTCACCGCTTCTTCGATGCCGCTACAAGTGCCACACAGAGCAGCCACGAAGTGCATCCACTGAGTGCATCTCCACCTTGGCGAGCCAACTAGATTCGCATCTGCGGTCCAAGGCTCATCGTAAGACGCTAGTGGCCTGTGCGACCCCGTCCGATGTGCCTCTCCCCTGCAGGCTCCCCTCCACCGCTATGGCCAAGTTCATCTATGATGGGGAGATAGGGACGAGGATGACATGTGGGAACCAAAATTGCAGCAGAATGAAATTAGGTGGCTACCAAAATTGAGTTTTAGGTAGTGTTGCTAGAGATGCTCTTATGTTAGTGGGTGCTTTTCTTCCATTTTTTCTCATCTCATGCCACCTGCCGTCATCCTtctccttttttatttttttaaagcaAACCATTGAACACTATTAGTGAAACACAATAAAATCCGTCCATACTCCTTTTTGAGTTAGAATAATCATAGATTTGATAAGTGATTTTTGGGACCCGATGGAAATGCTCTAACGAAGTTCATGTGTAGACGAATAATTGCCTCCTTTGAAGCCAAAATTGCTTATTTCCATTACCTAAgaacataaaaaaaatcaatctgTAATTTGTAGGTACTCAGTCAAAACTAAGCAGTACTAAAGGAACAGGCTCGGTATTCAAACTAGAGTGAAACATTTGACTCCTCTCAAATTATCaataattttgaaaaaaatatccTTAGCACAAATTCTAGAAATCTTACATCCTTCACCTTTTTAAATAGAACAAAGTACCCCTACATCAATTAAGGGTCTTTCTGGAACGCATGAGTTACATAATCAGTTCATTCCTCACAGGAAGAATAGAGGAATAGAAAAAAACCCTACATTCCTATAGGAGCCTAAAAACAGATATTGGGACCGGACTGGACCGGCGGTCCGACCGAACCGAAGCCAGAGGTATGCAAATGAATCGCTAATAAACCGTTGAACTGCCGGTTATTTTTGAAAAACCGCTCAAAAAGCCAGAGATCAGGCCAGTGACATCACGTGTGCAGAGCCAGGGAGGGGAGAAAATAGTGGAAAAAGAGGGCTAAAGTGGCTGCAAAGGGAATCGAACCAAAGAACCTCAACTTTAAAGAGCAATAGCACCACCGCTGCGCTATGTCGGTGTTTGTGTCTTTAGGGCAGATCGAAGCTATTTGAACCATTTTGAACCGGCAGTCTAAACGGTTGAACCAATCAAACCGTGAACCGAGAGTTTACCGGTTCGATCTCCGGTCCGGTCTTAATAACTATGCCTAAAAGTGGTTTTGAGGGTGTTTTTTAGTTAAAAATAAATCTGGTACATAGTAGATAATGTTTTATAACTAAAAAAATAAGCCTAAAAATTTGGAGAAAACAATATTTGAGACATATTAGGACAAGAGACTCCCAAATAAAATATTGGGAGGTCGAGAAATTACTTCAAGAAGTTTCCAAAAATTGGATTGACCTATAggaaaattcaaaaaatttagaaaatttCCAAAACATTAAAATCAACGTCTAAACAGAATGCCGGTTGCATCCATGCTTGTTGCATCACATGTTTTTATTGTGCAAAGTTTTTGAAACATGTTTATACATCAAGAGTGTTTTGGGAAATTTCAATGTTTTTCTCATTTGTGAAGAGCTCGATCAATTTTTAATAGCTTCCATAAAAAATCACACAAACCTAAAATATATTTAATTTTGGTGtctattcaaaaacttttctaagatttttattGATTTTTTGGTGTCTTGATGATATTTTTAGTGTTTAATAAtcttatatactccctccacccAAAATAAGTGACGTTTTTTTACTTTTAGATTTCTTGTTTGACAATTTatcttatttaattttttatacaaataataaaataaatagttaTTATTAAAGTATATCTAATGATAAAAAATGTCATAACaaaataagtaatatttataaaaaaaaaatgtttgaaTAAGACAAACGCTTGGCTGACTGATTTGTTATAACTGCTGAATTCCTGATAGATTCGGTGAAGCGAACATCGAATATGGAAGAGAAGCCATATATGAAACCCAAAACCACTCTCTGTGAAACGTTTCATCATGATTTTACTGGTGGTTCCTGTCTAGAACCTGGAATAATTCAGCTTGATGCTCGGGTAAAATCAGGCCTCAATTCTATCGAATCAACTGGGAAACACCCGACGACCCATTAACAGAACAGCGCACTGAAAATGACCAAAGCAAACATTGGGAGTTCGACACCGGAGCACATGGTGGTGGCGCCCACCTAATCCAGGAACTGCTGCAGGAACTCGAGCACCTTGTCAACGTCATCCGGCAGGACGTCCTTCGCCGCTTCCGCGGCGGCGAACCGCTCCCCCCACGCGGCCAGGAGCGGCGTCCTCGCCGCGTCCAGGACCCTGACGCCGACCATCTTCTCGAACACCTTGAACCACCCCAGGTAGCTGCCCAGCACCACGTCCACGAACCCGACGCCGTCGCCGCCGAAGTAGTCGACGTACCTCCCGCCGGAGCAGTCCCTGAACGCGCCCTCCAGCGTCTCCAGCGCCGCGATGATCCGCGACGCCGCATCCGCCTTCTTCTCGGCCTCCCGCGCGAACAGGATGGTGTGCCATGGAGACCCGACCTTGTCGTCGACGAAGGCGGCCCAGAAGCGGGCGGTGGCGCGGCCGTAGGGGTCGGCGGGGAGGACCGACGGGCCCGTGCCGGCGAAGACCTCGTCGAGGTACTGGACGATGACCTGCGACTCGGCGATCGGCTTGCCGTCGTGGATGAGCACGGGCACCTTCTTGTGCACCGGGTTGGACTGGAGAAGGAGCTCGCTCTTGTTGAGGAGGTCTTCCTCGACGTACTCGTAGCTGAGGCCCTTGAGGTTGAGCACGATTTGGACCCTGTTGACGTACGGGCTGTCCCACACGCCCAGCAGCTTCAGCTCACCTCTCTTGGCCGCCATTTCTGCCGAGCGATAGAGCTCGATCGATGATGGATGCTTTTTGAAGGGGACGCAGTAGTGGAGCTACTAATGCGAGTGGCCTTGCAGGCATTCAGGAGACTATGATTGAACTAGCACGTTAGTTAGTGCAAACCTGTCCTCGGCATAATCGGATGATTTGGGTAGTGGGAAATCGAATGAATAGACGTGCCAGCTGCCAATTATTTGGTACAGCTTGTCTCCCGCTTTGTTTTCAAGGAAAGCAATGGAACCGGAAGTACTTAGTGAAGGACGGCGATTAGAAGGGGTGAACGGGAGCCTTAAATATTATTTGAAACTTTCAACCACTATTCCAACATCAAGCCCTAACACAATACAATGAGAGAtacacaagttttttttttgaggaaaatgAGAGATACACAAGTTAACCGGTAGCTAGATATCCTTAGCGAAGTCTTAGACACACTTAAGAACACTCAAGCACCGATGGAAACAAACACGAGAAAGAACGGAAGAAAACGACACACGCTGCTGAGTCCCGGACTGCCCGGTAGGGAGCTCAAATTGTCCGCGGAGCAAGCCTCGACTGATAGACTTTAAGGGCCGGACTGTCTAGCGTTCACCCTCCCAAAACCGAAAGACAGCAAATAGTTCTGGACTGAACACAAGCAGCAACGGCGGACTAGACTATCCGAGGTCAGGGCCCAGATTGTCCACAGGACAAAATCCAAAAACCAAACTGTGAGAAAACAGTCTAGACACTGCTCGCACAGGGGTAGCGGATTGCccacaagatgatttcaagcaaagcctaagctcacctGTGCTCGCTCACGATTAGCAAATTGTCCGCTAACTGGGGCTAGACTGTGTCCAGGGACCGCGGAATAGTGAAGAACAGTAGCACCCCAAAATCACCCTCACCCTTGATTCATCCGATTTGTGGCTAAATCAACACCAATTGCCACCAAACTTGGTATGCATGATCACAAGGCAGTAGAGGAGTGATCACTAAGAGATCATCATCCAATTTGAAACCAATCAACGGGAAATCAAGGGAGAATAAAAAAGCCCAAAAACCACACCACAAACTTGATTCGTCCCGATATACAAATTCGTGGGGATTCAGTCAAATTCCTACGGTGGAAAAGATCAACTCACGCCATAGATCAAGCCAATACAAAAAGAACAAATCAAATTAGTCTCAAAATGATAAATCAAGCCACACAAGAAGACGAGCAAAGGGGAACTTGTGAAGAACAAGATGAACATGAAGAACACGGTTCACAAATCGAAACCTGGAGTTCTCACTGTAAAATCTTGGTTCTTACATAAATCACATGAATTTGTGGACCTCTTCTGCAAAATCTTGGTTCTTATCTAAATCACATGAATTTGTGGACGTCTCTCACTCAAGAATACAGGAAGAAAAAACAAAGTAATAAGGAAATGTAAATGGGAGAGTAAGGGTGATTGGGGCACCCTCATCCTTATTTATTAGGGCTATTTGACAACCCTAAAGTGGCCTTAGATATTTTGAGTTGAACCACATAACCTTAGGGTGTTAGGGTCCAACCTAGTAATCTTCGTCCGATGGCCATCGCACCCTTCATAAGATAGTTTCACCTCGATGCAAACTACTCAATACCGGCATATGTTATCCGTTCCTCGTTGGAACCTCTGCCCAGGTTTTGAGGCCTAAATCCGCGAAACTCACCACCAGTGGTTTTGAGGCCAAAACCACCCAATCATCCGCGAGTAGCATATGCTCCATACGCGTCCCCCGCCACTTGACAAGTGTCACCGCCGTCCTCGGCTGGTCGGCTGCCAAGTCCTGCTGAGCCTTGCTCGACTCGCACGTCCACTGTTTTGACTTGGTCAACACAGTCACTCTCATGTACACTTGTGCTTGTTGATGTCCTAGATATCCGCCACCGCGCTTGGTCACTCGGCCTAATGGTCCCTTGGTCCAAGTCTTATGTCTGTCCTTCACCGCTCCCGGTCCATCGGCATGGCACGTCCCTATGACCTTCTCCTCGCCATCGACCATGGCCTCCGAACTCTACACCTGTACACCACAAGCCAAGAGATATGTTGCATGACCCAACTCACGCTAATTGTTTGTCACTAACTCAATCTAGGTAGTGAATCATGTTGACAATCACTCATCACAAAACAAACTATAAGAACACATATCAATCATGTGTTCGCGCTTAGTACACCCTCAGTTTCAAATGATAAGTCGCTTTAACTACTTCGTACTCCCATgtctatatctctagatttagggtGTATATAACCGAACGAAATGTATGTAGatgaagtatatgatcatactagaccatctaaggtgatatgtatgttaagtatgtatACACTAttgtagtatatataataagtatatatTACCTTagatggttatacttattatatatactacaatagtggcattttagtaatatattaaaaatatggaTTCATTCGAAATTTTTTTGTGTGGTACGATCTAGAATATCTTAAtttgagtatataaacatactcaaaccgataaacaagtatgaacatatatataatgtggtttattgaagatgggAGTAACTACTACTGGAAGTACGGAATATATTATTGTGGTTTGCTGGTCTGAAAAGTTAAGACTGAAATTATTGTTGGATGATTTATTATAAGACAAAAGCACTGCTGTCTGATAGAAAAAGTACGACTGAAACAAAAAAAGAGAACAGGCTCACGTTatataagtttttttttcagagaGGGAACAAAGGCATGTTCGGCTGTTGGAATGCGCATGGACATGGGTGAGGTATAGATTGCCACATGAATACATGATGTCTTCGAAAAACTGGTGCGACAAGTCGGACGACACTTTATTGGTTTGTGTGATAAGTTAGGatagaaagtactgttggctgatttattatgagagaaaaacaataCTGAGGCCCTGTTTACTTtcctacccaaaattttttcatccatcccatcaaatctttggacacatgcatggaacattaaatgtacataaaaaaataaactaattacacagtttggtttaaaatcgcgagacgaatcttttaagcctagttacttcatgattagccttaagtgctacagtaacccacatgcgctaatgacagattaattatacttaatagatttgtcttgcagttttctgatgagctatgtaatttatttttttattagtatctaaaacccctcccgacatccttccgatatatccgatgtgacacccaaaatttttttatctctaatctaaacagggctt contains:
- the LOC8062620 gene encoding probable glutathione S-transferase GSTU6; translated protein: MAAKRGELKLLGVWDSPYVNRVQIVLNLKGLSYEYVEEDLLNKSELLLQSNPVHKKVPVLIHDGKPIAESQVIVQYLDEVFAGTGPSVLPADPYGRATARFWAAFVDDKVGSPWHTILFAREAEKKADAASRIIAALETLEGAFRDCSGGRYVDYFGGDGVGFVDVVLGSYLGWFKVFEKMVGVRVLDAARTPLLAAWGERFAAAEAAKDVLPDDVDKVLEFLQQFLD